Proteins from one Mercurialis annua linkage group LG7, ddMerAnnu1.2, whole genome shotgun sequence genomic window:
- the LOC126656397 gene encoding uncharacterized protein LOC126656397 — MDKYSTTSSSSSSPPMYLSKYPQQTNTVKASSHSFYSSLHSVRKPHQMKPWKKPIAPLPPTPPRVYNVDPINFRDLVQKLTGAAEPFDQSLEQPQQRLQRVAPPPLDLEREPAFFSREFAAATGSVQQFYPSPVKTPFSALYHELMTDTLPDSKPRKVSESVSLEFNIFSPSTHGWCHFPILSPGTLSSLELSTVL; from the coding sequence ATGGATAAATATTCAActacttcttcttcatcatcatctcctCCGATGTACTTATCAAAATACCCGCAACAAACCAACACTGTTAAAGCCTCGTCACACTCATTTTACTCGTCGCTTCATTCGGTTCGTAAGCCTCATCAGATGAAGCCATGGAAGAAACCAATTGCACCATTGCCACCAACTCCGCCGAGAGTGTATAACGTGGATCCTATAAACTTCAGGGACCTTGTTCAGAAGCTGACCGGTGCAGCTGAACCGTTCGATCAGTCACTGGAGCAGCCGCAGCAGAGGCTACAACGTGTTGCTCCGCCTCCGCTCGATCTTGAAAGGGAACCTGCATTTTTTAGCAGAGAATTTGCAGCAGCAACAGGATCGGTGCAACAGTTTTATCCTTCTCCCGTGAAGACTCCGTTTTCGGCGTTGTATCACGAGCTGATGACCGATACATTACCGGATTCGAAACCGAGGAAGGTCTCGGAGAGTGTTTCTCTCGAGTTTAATATTTTCTCACCGTCTACTCATGGTTGGTGTCATTTTCCGATTCTGAGTCCTGGGACACTTTCTAGTTTGGAGCTAAGCACAGTTCTCTAG